One Clostridium novyi NT genomic window carries:
- the purN gene encoding phosphoribosylglycinamide formyltransferase, whose amino-acid sequence MLKIAVLISGGGSNLQSIIDNIESKKLNCSIEYVISDKEGAFGIDRAKKHNIKTFVFDRKIYKDTLSEKILEVLDGKVDLIVLAGYLSIIKGDILKKFKNQIINIHPSLIPSFCGKGMYGIKVHEKALEYGVKVTGCTVHFVDEGTDTGSIIIQKTVNVEDDDTPETLQKRVLVEEHKALPEAIGLIANGKVKIHNRKVIIKAGVN is encoded by the coding sequence ATGCTTAAAATAGCAGTTTTAATATCAGGGGGCGGAAGTAATCTTCAATCAATAATAGATAATATTGAAAGTAAGAAGTTAAACTGTAGTATTGAATATGTTATTAGTGATAAAGAGGGAGCTTTTGGAATAGACAGGGCAAAGAAACACAATATAAAGACTTTTGTATTTGATAGAAAAATATATAAGGATACTTTATCTGAAAAGATACTAGAAGTATTAGATGGAAAAGTTGATTTAATAGTTCTTGCTGGATATCTTTCTATTATAAAAGGAGATATACTAAAAAAATTTAAAAATCAAATCATAAATATTCATCCTTCATTAATTCCATCCTTTTGCGGAAAAGGAATGTATGGAATAAAAGTACATGAAAAGGCTTTAGAATATGGGGTTAAAGTCACAGGATGTACTGTTCATTTTGTAGATGAAGGAACTGACACAGGAAGCATAATAATACAAAAAACTGTGAATGTAGAAGATGATGACACACCAGAAACACTTCAAAAAAGGGTGTTAGTAGAGGAACACAAGGCACTTCCAGAAGCTATAGGACTAATAGCTAATGGAAAAGTAAAAATTCATAATAGAAAAGTGATTATTAAAGCAGGTGTTAATTAA
- the purM gene encoding phosphoribosylformylglycinamidine cyclo-ligase: MATYKDAGVNIEEGYKAVSLMKNYAAKTFTKGVINDLGSFAGMFELSGYKTPVLVSGTDGVGTKLKIAFDMKKYDTVGIDCVAMCVNDILCHGAKPLFFLDYIACGKLEAENAADLVRGVSDGCIDAGCSLIGGETAEMPGFYKEGEYDVAGFCVGVVEKDEIIDGSKIENGDVLIGIESTGIHSNGYSLVRKLIKDFNEDFNGEKIGNVLLTPTKIYVKTVLELIKKYNIHGMAHITGGGFYENIPRMFKGDFTAVINKGSFKVPEIFNHIMSLGVEEEHMYNTFNMGIGYVLCVKEEDAENIIRYIEKMGSKAYKIGHVEAGGHGVCLK, from the coding sequence ATGGCTACTTATAAAGATGCAGGAGTAAATATAGAGGAAGGTTACAAAGCTGTTTCACTTATGAAAAATTATGCAGCAAAAACATTTACTAAAGGAGTAATTAATGATTTAGGAAGTTTTGCAGGAATGTTTGAACTTTCAGGTTACAAAACTCCAGTTTTAGTTTCAGGAACAGATGGTGTTGGAACTAAACTTAAAATAGCATTTGATATGAAAAAATACGACACAGTAGGTATTGATTGTGTAGCTATGTGTGTTAATGATATATTATGCCACGGTGCAAAACCATTATTCTTTTTAGATTATATAGCTTGTGGAAAGTTAGAAGCTGAAAATGCAGCAGATCTTGTTCGTGGAGTAAGTGATGGTTGTATAGATGCGGGATGTTCTCTAATTGGAGGAGAAACAGCTGAGATGCCTGGCTTTTATAAAGAAGGGGAATATGATGTTGCAGGTTTTTGTGTTGGAGTAGTTGAAAAAGATGAAATAATAGATGGAAGCAAAATAGAAAATGGAGACGTTTTAATTGGTATAGAATCTACAGGAATTCATAGTAACGGATATTCCTTAGTTAGAAAGCTTATTAAAGATTTTAATGAAGATTTCAATGGAGAAAAAATAGGAAATGTACTATTAACTCCTACAAAGATATATGTAAAAACAGTTTTAGAATTAATAAAAAAATACAATATACATGGAATGGCTCATATAACTGGGGGCGGTTTTTATGAAAATATTCCAAGAATGTTTAAAGGTGATTTTACAGCCGTTATAAATAAGGGAAGTTTTAAAGTGCCAGAAATATTTAATCATATAATGTCACTTGGGGTAGAGGAAGAACATATGTATAACACATTTAATATGGGTATTGGATACGTTTTATGTGTTAAAGAGGAAGACGCAGAAAATATAATAAGGTATATAGAAAAGATGGGAAGCAAAGCTTACAAAATAGGGCATGTAGAAGCTGGAGGACATGGCGTATGCTTAAAATAG
- the purF gene encoding amidophosphoribosyltransferase has translation MNKIEIDKFKDECGVFGIYSKSKLNVASVTYYGLYALQHRGEESAGIVVSDGEKLTCIKDMGLVSDVFNEEIINNMKGKMAIGHVRYSTFGESTISNAQPLLSSFKLGSIAIAHNGTLINAEKIKQELEEKGVLFQTSIDSEVILNLIARSLKSDIEESIKDAMKEVKGSYGIVILTKDKLIGVRDPNGIRPLCIGKMEDDYVICSESCALNCIGAEFIRDVEPGEMVIVDENGLRSFKFEENIKHKTCAFEYIYFARPDSKMDGIEVYNSRVAAGEQLFKEAPADADIVIGVPDSGIPAAVGYAKASGIPYGIGLVKNKYVGRTFIAPSQDLRERAVSVKLSPLKVNVEGKRVVLIDDSIVRGTTSRRLVEVLKRAGAKEIHFRLSSPVVTDPCYFGIATPYKKDLIGANMSVDEICKEIGADSLGYLSIEGLLKVLKDGKDEFCLGCFNGQYPVER, from the coding sequence ATGAATAAAATCGAAATAGATAAGTTTAAAGATGAATGTGGAGTGTTTGGTATATATTCTAAATCAAAATTAAATGTAGCAAGTGTAACATATTATGGACTTTATGCACTTCAACATAGAGGTGAGGAAAGTGCGGGAATAGTAGTATCAGATGGAGAAAAACTTACTTGTATAAAAGATATGGGGTTAGTTAGTGATGTCTTTAATGAAGAAATAATAAATAACATGAAAGGCAAAATGGCCATTGGTCATGTTAGATATTCTACTTTTGGGGAAAGTACAATTTCAAATGCACAACCTCTCTTAAGTAGCTTTAAACTAGGATCAATTGCAATAGCTCATAATGGTACTTTAATTAATGCAGAAAAAATAAAACAGGAATTAGAAGAAAAAGGAGTTTTGTTTCAAACTTCAATAGATTCTGAAGTGATTTTAAATCTTATTGCAAGAAGCCTAAAAAGTGATATAGAAGAATCTATAAAAGACGCTATGAAAGAAGTTAAAGGTTCTTATGGAATTGTAATTTTAACAAAGGACAAACTTATAGGAGTTAGGGATCCAAATGGTATAAGACCATTATGTATAGGAAAAATGGAAGATGATTATGTAATTTGTTCTGAAAGTTGTGCCCTTAATTGTATAGGTGCAGAGTTTATTCGTGATGTAGAACCTGGAGAAATGGTAATAGTAGATGAAAATGGACTTAGATCTTTTAAATTTGAGGAAAATATAAAACACAAAACTTGTGCTTTTGAATATATATATTTCGCAAGACCTGACAGTAAAATGGATGGAATTGAGGTTTATAACTCAAGAGTGGCAGCAGGTGAACAATTATTTAAAGAAGCTCCAGCTGATGCTGATATTGTAATTGGTGTACCAGATTCAGGAATACCAGCAGCTGTTGGATATGCTAAAGCATCAGGTATTCCATATGGAATTGGACTTGTTAAAAATAAATATGTAGGAAGAACATTTATAGCACCATCTCAAGATTTAAGAGAAAGGGCAGTTTCAGTAAAATTAAGTCCTCTTAAAGTTAATGTAGAAGGAAAAAGAGTTGTATTAATTGATGATTCTATAGTAAGAGGAACAACAAGTAGAAGACTAGTTGAAGTTTTAAAAAGAGCAGGAGCTAAAGAAATTCACTTTAGATTGTCATCTCCAGTTGTTACAGATCCATGTTACTTTGGAATTGCAACTCCATATAAAAAGGATTTAATAGGAGCAAATATGTCTGTTGATGAAATATGCAAGGAAATAGGAGCAGATAGTCTTGGATATTTAAGTATAGAGGGACTTTTGAAAGTGCTTAAAGATGGAAAAGATGAATTTTGTTTAGGATGCTTTAATGGACAATATCCAGTAGAAAGGTAG
- the purC gene encoding phosphoribosylaminoimidazolesuccinocarboxamide synthase yields MEKKMLYEGKAKKVYEAEDKDHVIIYYKDDATAFNGAKKSQIDHKGILNNNITSAIFEMLHEKGIETHFEKKLNEREQLCKKVEIVPLEVIVRNVAAGSMAKRLGVSEGKELNTTIFEICYKNDELGDPLINDYHAVALGLATFDELKEIYNITSNVNNILKEFFLKQNIKLIDFKLEFGRFNGKIILADEISPDTCRFWDATTNEKLDKDRFRRDMGNVEEAYIEILNRISNAK; encoded by the coding sequence ATGGAAAAGAAAATGTTATATGAAGGAAAGGCAAAAAAAGTTTATGAAGCTGAGGATAAGGATCATGTAATTATTTATTATAAAGATGATGCAACAGCATTTAATGGGGCTAAAAAATCTCAAATTGATCATAAAGGAATTTTAAATAACAATATAACATCTGCAATATTTGAGATGCTTCATGAAAAAGGAATAGAAACTCATTTTGAAAAAAAATTAAATGAAAGAGAACAACTTTGTAAAAAGGTAGAGATAGTACCTCTTGAAGTAATAGTTAGAAATGTTGCAGCAGGAAGTATGGCAAAAAGACTTGGAGTTTCAGAAGGAAAAGAGTTAAACACAACAATATTTGAAATTTGTTATAAAAATGATGAACTTGGAGATCCACTTATAAATGATTATCATGCAGTAGCTTTAGGACTTGCTACTTTTGACGAATTAAAAGAAATATATAACATTACATCAAATGTAAATAACATTTTAAAGGAATTTTTCTTAAAACAAAATATAAAGTTAATTGATTTTAAATTAGAATTTGGTCGATTTAATGGTAAAATTATCTTAGCAGATGAAATATCACCAGATACATGTAGATTCTGGGATGCGACTACTAATGAAAAATTAGATAAAGATAGATTTAGAAGAGATATGGGAAATGTTGAAGAAGCTTATATTGAAATATTAAATAGAATATCTAATGCTAAATAA
- the purE gene encoding 5-(carboxyamino)imidazole ribonucleotide mutase: MKVAIIFGSKSDIAKMKGAAQILKEFGIEYNSYILSAHRIPEELSKVVKKLEKEDYECIIAGAGLAAHLPGVIASQTILPVIGVPIEAAVSGLDSLLSMVQMPKPIPVATVGLNNSFNAGMLVIEILALKYPELREKLKNYRKNMKEKFIKENSKGVEL; this comes from the coding sequence TTGAAAGTAGCAATTATTTTTGGTAGTAAATCAGATATAGCTAAAATGAAAGGTGCTGCACAAATATTAAAAGAGTTTGGAATAGAATATAATTCATACATTCTGTCAGCGCATAGAATTCCAGAAGAATTATCAAAGGTTGTAAAGAAATTAGAAAAAGAAGATTATGAATGTATAATTGCAGGGGCAGGGCTTGCAGCACATCTTCCAGGTGTCATTGCATCTCAAACTATACTACCAGTTATAGGGGTACCAATAGAGGCAGCAGTATCTGGTCTTGATTCACTTTTATCTATGGTGCAAATGCCAAAACCTATACCTGTTGCTACAGTTGGTTTAAATAATAGTTTCAATGCAGGTATGCTTGTTATAGAAATTTTAGCTTTAAAATATCCAGAATTAAGAGAAAAATTAAAAAACTATAGAAAGAATATGAAAGAAAAATTTATAAAAGAAAATTCTAAGGGGGTAGAACTTTAA
- a CDS encoding alanine/glycine:cation symporter family protein: MSLLSQIFNKIDSWLWGPPLLILLVGTGIYLTVRLGILQIFKLPLALKYVFGKDDELEEEGDVSSFAALCTALSATIGTGNIVGVTTAIKAGGPGAIFWMWIAAFFGMATKYAEGLLAVKYRTVDENGQMAGGPMYYIENGLGIKWLAKIFAVFGIGVAFFGIGTFAQVKAISQVAKVTFNIPIIITAIVITALVALVTIGGIKNIASVAEKVVPFMAVFYIIGALLILVFNINALPSAIKLIIKSAFTPTAALGGFLGTTVMKTIQSGIARGVFSNESGLGSAPIAAAAAKTKSCVRQGLISMTGTFFDTILICTMTGIVLIVTGAWSSDFEGAAMTTHAFNIGIPVPYLGKIIVAIGLIFFAFTTILGWNYYGERCMVYLAGVKAIKPYKIVYIVLVAMGSFIGLDLIWIIADIVNGLMAIPNLIALIGLSGVIVAETKKFFDEKRKKEIFEVQKVDEVL; the protein is encoded by the coding sequence ATGTCATTATTATCACAAATTTTTAACAAAATTGATTCTTGGTTGTGGGGTCCACCACTGCTAATTTTATTAGTTGGTACAGGTATTTATTTAACAGTAAGACTTGGGATTTTACAAATCTTTAAATTACCATTGGCACTAAAATATGTTTTTGGAAAAGATGATGAACTTGAAGAAGAAGGCGATGTATCTAGTTTTGCAGCTTTGTGTACAGCTTTATCTGCAACTATAGGTACAGGTAATATAGTTGGAGTTACAACAGCTATAAAAGCTGGAGGACCAGGAGCTATATTCTGGATGTGGATAGCTGCATTTTTTGGTATGGCTACTAAATATGCAGAAGGATTACTTGCAGTAAAATATAGAACTGTAGATGAAAATGGTCAAATGGCTGGGGGACCAATGTATTACATAGAAAATGGTTTAGGAATTAAATGGCTTGCAAAAATATTTGCTGTATTTGGTATTGGGGTTGCGTTCTTTGGTATTGGAACATTTGCACAAGTAAAAGCCATATCACAAGTTGCCAAAGTAACTTTTAATATACCAATAATAATAACAGCAATAGTAATAACAGCACTAGTTGCGCTTGTAACTATTGGAGGAATTAAAAATATTGCATCTGTAGCTGAAAAAGTAGTTCCTTTTATGGCCGTATTCTATATAATAGGTGCTTTACTTATTTTAGTTTTTAATATAAATGCTTTACCAAGTGCCATAAAATTAATAATTAAAAGTGCATTTACTCCAACAGCAGCTTTAGGTGGATTTTTAGGAACAACTGTTATGAAAACTATTCAAAGTGGTATAGCAAGAGGAGTATTCTCTAATGAGTCTGGTTTAGGAAGTGCGCCAATTGCAGCAGCGGCAGCAAAAACTAAATCTTGTGTACGTCAAGGTTTAATATCAATGACTGGTACTTTCTTTGATACAATATTAATATGTACAATGACTGGTATAGTGCTTATAGTAACAGGTGCTTGGAGTTCAGACTTTGAAGGTGCAGCAATGACAACGCATGCTTTTAACATAGGAATTCCCGTTCCTTACTTAGGAAAAATAATAGTTGCTATAGGACTTATATTCTTTGCTTTTACAACTATACTTGGATGGAATTATTATGGAGAAAGATGTATGGTTTATTTAGCAGGAGTTAAGGCAATAAAACCATATAAAATAGTTTATATTGTATTAGTTGCTATGGGATCATTTATAGGACTAGATTTAATATGGATAATAGCAGACATAGTAAATGGATTAATGGCAATACCAAATCTTATTGCTTTAATAGGATTAAGTGGAGTAATAGTTGCCGAAACAAAAAAATTCTTTGATGAAAAACGTAAAAAGGAAATTTTTGAAGTACAAAAAGTAGATGAAGTATTATAA
- a CDS encoding folate family ECF transporter S component yields MKKVNVMIYMAFMITLEIVFTRFLSIQTPIIRIGFGFIPVAMSGMMFGPLLAGIVGATSDVLGMMIFPKGAYFPGFTLSAFVGAVIYGVFFYNKKVSVKRVLLAVGIITVLVNLTMNTIWLQILTGKAVKVLFVTRLVKEAIMFPIHAIVIYGAWKMVDRLEIMNKVAKFNK; encoded by the coding sequence ATGAAAAAGGTAAATGTTATGATTTATATGGCATTTATGATTACACTAGAGATTGTGTTTACTAGATTTTTATCTATACAAACACCTATAATAAGAATTGGATTTGGGTTTATTCCAGTTGCTATGTCAGGGATGATGTTTGGACCACTTCTTGCTGGAATTGTGGGAGCAACATCTGATGTATTAGGGATGATGATATTTCCTAAGGGAGCCTATTTTCCAGGGTTTACTCTAAGTGCTTTTGTAGGGGCAGTAATATATGGAGTGTTCTTTTACAATAAAAAAGTATCAGTAAAAAGAGTACTTTTAGCTGTAGGAATAATAACTGTTCTTGTAAACTTAACTATGAATACAATATGGCTTCAAATTTTAACTGGAAAAGCAGTAAAAGTTTTATTTGTTACAAGACTTGTAAAAGAAGCCATTATGTTTCCTATTCATGCAATTGTAATTTATGGTGCATGGAAGATGGTTGATAGACTTGAAATAATGAATAAAGTTGCAAAATTTAATAAATAA
- a CDS encoding ECF transporter S component has translation MSEKILTKRKFTTREITTVGALFAIVMVLGATGLGFIPVPPVNLTIMHIPVIVGSLIEGPVVGGMLGLLFGAFSMFRAINTPTPVSFIFLNPIVSILPRILIGVTPYLVYKYLKIRHDKVRIGIAAAVGSFTNTLGVMGLMYALYLKQYAQALHISTAAASKTMLMLVLNGFNSAGLSIIVALPIVIAVRKIRGIKNN, from the coding sequence ATGTCAGAAAAAATTTTAACAAAAAGAAAATTTACAACAAGGGAAATAACTACAGTAGGCGCATTGTTTGCTATAGTTATGGTATTAGGAGCCACTGGACTTGGGTTTATACCAGTTCCACCGGTAAATTTAACTATAATGCATATACCTGTAATAGTAGGTTCATTAATTGAAGGGCCTGTAGTTGGGGGAATGCTTGGATTACTTTTTGGAGCATTTAGTATGTTTCGTGCTATTAATACACCAACACCAGTATCATTTATATTTTTAAATCCTATAGTATCAATTTTACCAAGAATTTTAATAGGGGTAACACCTTATTTAGTATATAAATATTTAAAAATAAGACATGATAAAGTAAGAATAGGAATTGCAGCAGCAGTAGGTTCATTTACTAATACATTAGGAGTAATGGGATTAATGTATGCATTGTATTTAAAGCAGTATGCACAGGCGCTTCACATATCAACTGCAGCAGCAAGTAAAACTATGCTTATGTTAGTTTTAAATGGATTTAATTCTGCTGGACTTTCAATAATAGTAGCATTACCTATAGTAATAGCAGTAAGAAAAATAAGAGGAATAAAAAACAATTAA
- the brnQ gene encoding branched-chain amino acid transport system II carrier protein — protein sequence MDKKKRDILIVGTALFAMFFGAGNLIFPPSLGLMAGKDWITCGIGFFITAIGMPLITIIAVCKAGGTIDDIGNKVGPKFSKIISTVIILAIGPLFAIPRTAATTFETGIKPSLPGISPIIVSIVFFAITLFFVINPSEIIDKIAKILTPLLLIIMFILIIKGIISPLGKPVTEMTTSPFPKGFTEGYQTMDALASLLFAAVIINSLKSKGYTSKNDQISMTIKAGIVSSVCLAVIYGGLMYLGASTNSIFPIDKPKGDLLIAITYMSLGSFGKIALGLVVSLACLTTSIGLTATVGNYFNELSNNKISYRAVVIITVIFSTIVSNVGLDKLIAFTLPVLVTMYPVAIVLVLMSLIGKIIPDNAYVGAIFTTFIVSLYDGLKMAGANVDFIGNIIMQIPLAKQGFSWIIPSIIGGIVSTLLLSRRKNCSKLITDEE from the coding sequence ATGGATAAAAAGAAAAGGGATATACTTATTGTTGGAACAGCATTGTTTGCTATGTTCTTTGGAGCTGGTAACTTAATATTTCCTCCATCATTGGGGCTGATGGCAGGAAAGGATTGGATCACATGTGGAATAGGATTTTTTATAACTGCTATAGGTATGCCATTAATAACTATAATTGCGGTTTGCAAGGCTGGTGGAACTATAGATGATATAGGAAATAAAGTAGGTCCGAAATTTAGTAAAATTATATCTACAGTAATTATTTTAGCTATTGGACCACTATTTGCAATACCAAGAACTGCAGCTACAACTTTTGAAACTGGGATTAAACCTTCACTACCTGGAATAAGTCCAATTATTGTATCTATAGTATTCTTTGCAATTACTTTATTCTTTGTAATTAATCCATCTGAAATTATAGATAAAATTGCAAAAATTCTAACTCCTTTACTTTTAATCATAATGTTCATATTGATTATAAAAGGAATTATATCTCCACTTGGAAAACCTGTAACTGAAATGACAACTAGTCCTTTTCCTAAGGGCTTTACTGAAGGATATCAAACTATGGATGCATTAGCTTCATTACTGTTTGCAGCAGTAATTATAAACTCTTTAAAAAGCAAAGGATATACTTCTAAAAATGACCAAATATCAATGACTATAAAGGCTGGAATAGTATCCTCTGTATGTCTTGCCGTTATATATGGTGGACTTATGTATCTTGGAGCATCAACTAACTCAATATTCCCAATAGATAAACCTAAGGGAGATTTGTTAATAGCTATTACTTATATGTCTCTTGGTTCTTTCGGTAAAATAGCTCTAGGCTTAGTTGTATCATTAGCTTGTCTTACTACTTCTATTGGACTTACAGCAACTGTTGGTAACTACTTTAATGAACTTAGTAATAATAAAATAAGCTATAGAGCAGTAGTTATAATAACTGTAATATTTAGTACAATAGTTTCAAATGTAGGACTTGATAAACTTATAGCTTTTACTCTACCTGTACTTGTAACCATGTATCCCGTTGCAATTGTACTTGTTCTTATGAGTCTTATAGGAAAAATCATTCCTGATAACGCTTATGTTGGAGCAATATTTACTACATTTATAGTTAGCTTGTATGACGGACTTAAAATGGCAGGAGCTAATGTAGATTTTATAGGAAATATAATAATGCAAATTCCTCTTGCTAAACAAGGATTTTCTTGGATAATACCATCTATTATAGGAGGCATAGTATCTACATTATTATTAAGCAGACGTAAAAATTGTAGCAAACTAATAACTGATGAAGAATAA
- the feoB gene encoding ferrous iron transport protein B — translation MSTIALIGNPNCGKSTLFNAITGSKQHIGNWPGVTVEKKEGKVKVNNEVYTIIDLPGTYSLGAYSEDERVARDYILKEKPDVVVNVVDASNIERNLYLTTQLLEMGANVVIALNMMDEAESKNIKIDVNTLSKELKVPVISTVAVKKRGVQELLKEAVANVKNSFNNKKFQFGSEIDGEITNIENLVQEYFKNIDYPSDWIAIKLLEQDEFIINSLNKNSNWNDFSKFLNDSMESISIKLGQDSEMAIVDKRYNFIGEVVSKGVKKGSSFNETTSDKIDKIVTDKIFGLPIFALIMFVMYQLTFVVGATLQDKTEELIGIVGEKVAELMTNAGAKEILVSFVQDGIFAGVGSVVSFLPLIMVLYLLMGILEDSGYMARAAYVMDRIMRMIGLHGKTFVSMIIGSGCNVPGIMATRTLESKKDRMIAILINPFVSCGARLPIYMLFIAAFFPKHGGAMLFLLYAIGIIVALIMGKIFSKTLFKGEASYFIMELPPYRMPSLKNVLMNMWDKVGGFLKRAGTIIFAVVTLLWVLGILPFGVEPNSEASLLGKIGSAIAPIFKPAGFGTWQAAVGLFTGITAKEAVVATLGTVYAGVEEGDKVVTAIQTVFTPLTAFAFMVMNLLYTPCGAAIATIKRETNSTKWTIFAAVYTFVIGWVAAVLIFQIGTLLGFR, via the coding sequence ATGAGCACTATTGCTTTAATTGGTAATCCCAATTGTGGGAAAAGTACGCTTTTTAATGCCATAACGGGATCGAAACAACACATAGGAAACTGGCCTGGTGTTACTGTAGAAAAAAAAGAGGGAAAAGTTAAGGTTAATAATGAAGTTTATACAATAATAGACTTACCAGGTACATATAGTCTGGGAGCTTATTCAGAGGATGAAAGAGTTGCTAGGGATTATATTTTAAAAGAAAAACCAGATGTTGTAGTAAATGTAGTTGATGCATCTAATATAGAGAGAAATCTATATCTTACAACACAACTTTTAGAAATGGGAGCCAATGTAGTTATAGCATTAAACATGATGGATGAAGCTGAGAGTAAAAATATAAAAATTGATGTTAATACTTTATCTAAAGAGTTAAAAGTTCCTGTTATATCTACAGTTGCTGTAAAGAAAAGGGGAGTTCAAGAACTTTTAAAAGAAGCTGTAGCTAATGTTAAAAACAGTTTTAATAATAAAAAGTTCCAATTTGGTAGCGAAATTGATGGAGAAATAACAAATATAGAAAACTTAGTACAAGAATATTTTAAGAATATAGATTATCCAAGCGATTGGATTGCTATAAAATTATTAGAGCAAGATGAATTTATAATAAATAGTTTAAATAAAAATAGTAATTGGAATGATTTCTCTAAGTTTCTGAATGATAGCATGGAGAGTATATCTATCAAACTAGGTCAAGATTCTGAAATGGCTATAGTAGATAAAAGATATAATTTTATAGGTGAAGTTGTTAGTAAGGGAGTTAAAAAAGGAAGTTCCTTTAATGAAACTACATCAGATAAAATAGACAAGATAGTAACTGATAAAATCTTTGGACTTCCTATATTTGCACTTATAATGTTTGTTATGTATCAATTAACTTTTGTGGTTGGAGCTACTCTTCAAGATAAGACAGAAGAGTTAATAGGAATAGTAGGAGAAAAAGTTGCAGAACTTATGACAAATGCAGGTGCTAAAGAAATACTTGTAAGTTTTGTTCAAGATGGTATATTTGCAGGTGTTGGTAGTGTTGTGTCTTTTCTTCCACTTATAATGGTATTATATTTGTTAATGGGTATATTAGAAGATAGTGGGTATATGGCAAGAGCAGCTTATGTTATGGACAGAATTATGAGAATGATAGGACTACATGGTAAAACATTTGTATCTATGATAATAGGTTCAGGCTGTAATGTACCAGGAATTATGGCAACAAGAACTCTTGAAAGTAAGAAAGATAGAATGATTGCAATACTTATAAATCCATTTGTATCTTGTGGTGCAAGACTTCCAATATATATGTTATTTATAGCAGCCTTTTTCCCAAAACATGGTGGAGCAATGTTGTTTTTATTATATGCAATAGGAATTATAGTGGCCTTAATTATGGGTAAAATATTTAGTAAGACTTTATTCAAAGGGGAAGCATCTTATTTTATAATGGAACTTCCACCATATAGAATGCCATCATTAAAAAATGTACTAATGAATATGTGGGATAAGGTTGGTGGATTTTTAAAGAGAGCAGGAACTATTATATTTGCAGTTGTAACATTACTTTGGGTACTTGGAATATTACCATTTGGAGTAGAACCAAATAGTGAAGCAAGTTTACTTGGAAAAATAGGTTCAGCAATTGCACCAATTTTCAAACCAGCAGGATTTGGTACTTGGCAAGCAGCAGTTGGATTATTTACAGGTATAACTGCAAAAGAAGCAGTGGTTGCAACTTTAGGAACAGTTTATGCTGGAGTTGAAGAAGGAGACAAGGTAGTTACAGCAATTCAAACAGTATTTACTCCATTAACAGCATTTGCATTTATGGTTATGAACTTATTATATACTCCTTGTGGAGCAGCAATTGCAACAATAAAAAGAGAAACAAATTCTACTAAATGGACAATATTTGCAGCAGTCTATACATTTGTAATTGGTTGGGTTGCAGCAGTTTTAATATTCCAAATAGGTACACTATTAGGATTTAGATAA
- a CDS encoding FeoA family protein — MNILPLNFFVEGESGIVEELKVDNTLFQRLSSMGLNKGAILKVVKNDLGPLIVALGGNRIAVERKIAHRIMLEPSSLSYE, encoded by the coding sequence ATGAATATTTTACCTTTGAATTTTTTCGTTGAGGGAGAAAGTGGTATAGTAGAAGAATTAAAAGTTGATAATACTTTATTTCAAAGATTATCTTCCATGGGACTTAACAAAGGCGCCATATTGAAAGTTGTAAAAAATGATTTGGGACCTTTGATTGTTGCTTTAGGAGGAAATAGAATAGCAGTTGAAAGAAAGATTGCTCATAGAATAATGTTAGAACCATCAAGTTTAAGCTATGAGTAA
- a CDS encoding FeoA family protein, translated as MNNTLKNMPVGSKGKVVSILKESPFKRRLMDMGIIPGVEVMVTGKAPLGDPIEILVRGYKLTLRGKEAVDIMVG; from the coding sequence ATGAATAATACATTAAAGAATATGCCCGTTGGTTCAAAGGGCAAAGTAGTTAGTATATTAAAAGAAAGTCCATTTAAAAGAAGACTTATGGATATGGGAATAATTCCAGGAGTAGAAGTTATGGTTACAGGTAAGGCACCACTTGGAGATCCTATTGAAATTTTAGTAAGAGGATACAAGCTTACTTTAAGAGGTAAAGAAGCTGTAGACATTATGGTAGGTTAA